Part of the Scyliorhinus canicula chromosome 13, sScyCan1.1, whole genome shotgun sequence genome, CCCCCACTTCCCAAAATGATGCGCAGggcagatgaattggccacgctaaactgccaataattggaaaaaatgaattgggtattcttaatttaaaaaaaacacttaccATCGAACCACAGCATCCTGGATCGCAACAGTCAGTGCGTGGCCCAGGTGGAGAGATCCAGTCACGTTGGGGGGAGGGATGCACAGAGAGAAGGAGGATTCCTGGCGGTGAGGCAAGTGTTCCTGGGGAGAAAGTTGCAGTCAAGATGATTCAACCCAGGCCCAGTATCTCTCTGCACCTTGTGATTCTCACTGGGACCATCGCGAATTATctatcctccctcccaccccacctctcggcagtctctcactcacacacacacacccctgtgGTAAAATGGACAGCGGCCGAATTTTAGGCCCAATATAAAATTGGACACTCGAAATTAAGAATTTGAGATTTTAAATTGAACAACAGTCTGCTCCAGGCAGGCCTGCTGGGAATTCAAACTTGGCCAAGATCGAATCAACTGAACACAGACAGACTGCCAGgacatgtctggacctgccctGTCAACAACACATCAGGAAACAATCGGTCCTATTCAAATGGATCAATTGTTGTGGACTTCCCTAATAAagctagactttctggcacccagttTACCATATATGGAGTAAAAGTACGTGCAAACAATGCACCTGGAGATGAACCCCTGGGGGTGGGCTCCAGGTATCCTGCAGAGTTCCAATCAGCTGCTCCATTCAGTGATACGGCCACCCCGCCCCCGAGACCTCATTGACTGAGGGTcagagaactttctggaaagGCACAAAGAGGGGCATAAAGATCAAGCATCGGGACCCAAGAGCGGTTTGAAAAGCCAGAGCAGAGCGGACACGAGGTGATGGCTGGCGGTAAAGCAGGTAAAGACTCGGGCAAGGCCAAGACCAAAGTGGTTTCCCGCTCACAGCGGGCCGGGCTGCAGTTCCCGGTCGGGCAGATCCATCGTCACCTGAAGTCCCGGACCACCAGCCACGGCCGGGTGGGCGCCATGGCAACCGTCTACAGCACGGCCATTCTGGAATACCTGATAGCCGAGGTACGGGCATTGGCAGGAAACGCCTCCAAAGACTTGAAGGTGAagcgcaccccaccacctcccccaccctcgccACTTGCAGCTCGCCATTCGAGGAGATGAAGAATTGGATTCCTTAATCAAAGCTACCGTTGCTGGTGATGGTGTAATTCCTCACATTCACAAATCTCTCAGGGCCTACAAAAGACCATGTGCAGGATTGTAGTTGTAATgagagtcttttttttttttacaagtaaaTTCAATTATCTCACTTCCATGTGCACTGGTCTGGGACCATACCTTCTATGGTGGAACTTTGTATTCGAATGGCCCGGAGACATTTCCTGGTTgcaatgttttaatgcaagacacACTCATTGCTTGTATAACTTGTATTTTTGGGAGTGGATTTAAATCTGGATGGTTTGCTCTGACTGTCTATTGGTGGATGAAGTTTTCAATAAAATGTGTATTAAAAtctcaaaaaaaaactttaaaaaccaTCGGGACCCACCCCAGCAATGACTCAGCGCAGAGGTAGCAGAGGTGGAAGGAAGCAGCGAGACTAACTTGTATTTGTCCTTCGGTCATCACGCAAAGAAAGGCGCCTCGGTAAAACGTTTGagtaataaactggtcgaagtgtctgaGGTTTTACAGACAACGCCCCTCTCCATCGTATCCCTCCCCCTGCCAATCCGTCTCCCCCTGCCGACCCTCCCTGCAATTCTACCATATCACAGATGGGCTTCCATCTTCTCCATGATTTCTCACCACTTTGTTTGGaacgaggacccccccccccctccccctccccccaatcccgcCCTCAGATCTGTCCTATGCACAGATGATACTCACATGATATTCGGGTTTGAAGAAGCCTTGCCGTTCCCACCAGGAGTACCAGGCAGCCTCCACGTACTGCGGACTGTACGAGGCTGGCAAGGGCACAGAGGTATCTGCGACAGATGTGTGAAGTTAGGAAACATTGATCTGTGCCAGCATTCCAGATGCTTGCGATAGCCTCTGAAAACACCCAAATACCCACCCCTCCTGCCTAAAGCCAGGTCTCAAAACCTTTATGGATgagtaaggccattcagcccatctttgtTCATCATTCCAGAGGACAGCAAGCAGATTGATTGAGGGGTCGAAGAATGCCATGTCCATGAATAAATGAAGATCATAAATGGTTTAGATCAAACCTTACCTTTTGCTCGTTTAAGAATTAACTTTGCTGGACCAAAAACATAGTTGCTACAGGTGACATGATTTGCAAGCTGGCTAGAGTTCTAGAAACTTTTAGCAGCAATCACAGGACAAAGCTCAACCCTCACCCTTACAGAATCTCACACCTATCGTTTTGTGGACCAATTCCAGGGGGTAGCAGACGATTTGTCACCTCGGCCTGGACTTAAAACAAAGAGACAGCCACGGAATCTTGTCAGACTGGAGGAGATGCTAATTGCCACCCTCTATCTCCCAAGGAGAGCAATGGATTGTGACCGAAAACATAGAAACTGATTGTTACCCTGAAACaccaaaggacagcagtatatgaCCTCAGCTCCTCCAACCATTAGAAAGTTCTGTTATACCCCTGGATTCCCAAGGCAATCTGATATTAACCTACTGCCTGACAACACCAaagctggactccaggctgacaaCAAAGCATGCCTTGGGTCTAAACCTCCTCAGAGTGGTTGGCTGGAAGATTCCTGCCATCGCCTGTACAGCAGACCAAGTCTCTGGTTACCAAACCCATCTTGTTGCATCATCACCAGCttcaaaggaaatgaaatgaaatgaaaatcgctattgtcacaagtgggctccacggggcagcagggtagcatggtggttagcataaatgcttcacagctccagggtcccaggttcgattcccggctgggtcactgtctgtgcggagtctgcacgtcctccccgtgtgtgcgtgggtttcctccgggtgctccggtttcctcccacagtccaaagatgtgcgagttaggtggattggccatgctaaattgcccgtagtgtccaaaaaaaaaagtaaggttaagggttgttgggttacgggtatagggtggatgcgtgagtttgagtagggtgatcatggctcggcacaacatcgagggccgaagggcctgttctgtgctgtactgttctatgtaatgaagttactgtgaaaagcccctagtcgccacattccggcgcctgttcggggaggctgttacgggaattgaaccgtgcagctggcctgccttggtctgctttaaaagccagcgatttagcccagtgtgctaaaccagccccaggaaatCTGCAACTCCTGCTTTCAGCTCACTAAGCCCACCAGAATCTTAACCCCAACATGAAAGAACATTCACGTGAATTAATATCATATCTTTGTCGACTTTTTTTGTATTCTTACTCGTCGTGAAGCTATTTCCCTTCCATTTCCTTCCTGTGTGCAGGATTGTAGTGATGTAGTAATGATCATTCCCCCCGGGTTTGAATGTATGAATAAACTATACTTCTGATTTAACCCTGAAGAGGGTTTGCTGTGAATCACTTCAAAATTGACCTCATAAACGGTGGGGTCGGGAAACATGCCGGGGCCCATCTCAAATATCGAACTACCTCTGCTTACGAACAACGGGCGAGAAAAATGAAGGAGTCCAGTTTGTTCCTCTCCCCGTCTGTAACGAGAGTGATTATATAATTTCCACATGCATGACATCCTCACAGGATAAACTCGAGTTGTGATTGCAGTACACAGGGTTCTGAAGGGACTGGACAATACAGCACACGACAAGCTGAGTCATCTGATCCAGACTGAAGTTCCAGTTTTCGTGCCTACCTTTTTTCTCTCCAGGTGGTGTAGGCACAGAGTAAGCGATCACCTTGGGCTCCAACCAAGACTGCTCTCCCCGACCCTGTGAGCACTGGAAACACAGTTATTCTACCCTGTGTAAGGCAGCATTGCACTGGGAACTGACCACAGACAAGGTACAACCCAGAGCAGAATCCCCATTGTCCAAACACCTTTCCCATCACTTCCATTGTAATTCCTGGATATTACCGGTGCATCTGCGAACTCCAGCAGATGGGTGAtaaggtcccccccccaccctcaccatctacaaaatccagactccacaggcagctcCCCCCACATCATCCACTCCCAAACCGATGTCCCCATACGCTCCTTTCAAAGTTTCACCTGTCCTACCTCCCAAACCGTTATAAGTTGCCTCACACCACACAGACTAACCCGTTGGTCTGAAAGCAAATCCTCTTCCAGCCTCTcacaccctcccactcaactCCACCAATACCTGACCCATCCAAATTAATAACCATGCCCAGCCCCCATACACACTACCTGTGCTCACACTCTTCCtcttctgcccctcccccatttatACACCCCTGCCACCCTCCTCAAAACGGccacttctctccctctccccacacatgcagccctgccctctccccttccacccacacaccccctcccctacacacaccctgccctctccccttccacccccttccctacacacaccctgccctctccccttccaccccctTCCCTACATacaccctgccctctccccttccacccccttccctacacacaccctgccctctccccttccacccacacccccctcccccacacacaccctgccttctccccttccaccccctcccctacacacaccgtgccccctcccctacacacaccccctcccctacacacaccctGCCCGCTCCCCTTCCACCCCCTTCCCTACAcacaccctgccctctccccttccacccacacccccctcccccacacacaccctgccttctccccttccaccccctcccctacacacaccgTGCCCTCTCCCCTTccatccacacaccccctcccctacacacaccctgccctctccccttccacccccttccctacacacaccctgccctctccccttccacccacacacaccctccccatcacacaccctcccctccgcacaccctgcccactcctcctcctcctctcacctcatCCCTCACACTCCGTGCCTCAatctcctccaccctcctccgctgccgcctcTCCTTCTCGACTCGGTCCCGGACGGGACTCCGGGCCCCGCTGCTGAGCAGGGCCCGGGCCGAGACCCCGGGGTGGAGCCGAGCCGGAGGCCGAAGCTCCCGCCTTAAGAACAGGAGCAACATGAGAAAGCGGCTCAAACTACGGCCATGGGCGCGGCCATCTTCCTGACCTCTGGCCACCGGAACCGGAACTGCGTAGACACTCAAGGGGAGCTACTTCCGCTTCCGGTATCCAAACTGAAATCATCCCCATCACAAAGAGAAAACATCCCCAATCACAAGGAGAAATCATCCCCAATCACAGAGCATAATCCCCAATCACAAAGAGAAATCATACCCAACCATGAGAGAAACCACCCCaatcactcggctaaatcgctggcttttaaagcaggccagcagcacggttcgattccctggacaggtgccggaatgtggagactaagggcttttcacagtaacttcattgaagcctactcgtgacaataagagaatttcatttcatttaattcagAGAAATCACTCCAATCACAGAGAAACCACCCCAATCACAAAGAGAAATGATCCCCATACACAGAGAAATCATCCCCAATCGTAGAGAGAAATCATCCCCAATCAAAGAGAGAATCATCCTCAATCACAAAGAGAAATCACCCCCAATCACAGAGAGCATTATCCCCAATCACAAAGAAACCACCCCAATCACAAAGATAAATTATCCCCATACACAGAGAGAAATCATTCCCAATCGTAGAGAGAATCCACCCCCAATTACAAAGAGAAATGATCCCCATACACAGAGATACCATCTCCAATCACAGAGAGAAATCATTCCCAGTTGCAGAGAGAAATCTTCCCAATTAAAAAGAGAAATAATCCCAATCACAAAGAGAAATCATCCCCAATCGCAGAGGAATCATccgaaacagagagagaaagcatCCCCAATCACAGAGAGAAATCACCTCCAACCACAGAGAAAACATCTCGAAATACAGAGAGAAATTATCACATATTCCTCTCTATGAATCCACTACCACTCATGTCCCACTCACCCATTCCACTGTCCCTTGTATCCCACTCTCCCATTCTACTGTGACTCATATGTCACTCTCCCATTGTTCTACCACTCatatcccactctcccattcCACTGTCCCTTATATCCCACTCTCCTATTCTACTGActcatatcccctttccccttcTGACAATATCAAAATCTCACATTCTACTGCCACCCATATCCAACGCTCCCAATTTACCTGACTCATATCCCACTCTCCCAATCTACTGCCATTCATTTCCCAGTCTCCCattctactttttttttttaatttagagtacccaactcattttttttccaattaaggggcaatttaacgaggccaatctacctagcttgcacatctttgggttgtgggggcgaaacctacgcagacatggggagaatgtgcaaactccacacggacagtgacccagagccgggatcgaacctgggacctcggcgccgtgaggcagcagagctaacccactgtgccaccaagtctCCCATTCTACAATGATTCATATCCCACTCTGCCATTCTACTGCCACTCATACCCCACTCTCCCATTCTACTGCCACTCATACCCCACACTCCCATTCCACCACCGCACatatcccactctcccattcTACTCTCCCGCATCTCCCACTTTCCCGACGTACTCCCACATATCCCACTCTCTCAATCTATTGTGATTtatatcccactctcccattcCAGTCTGTAATATATCCACTCTACCATCCTACTGCCAGtcattccccccacacacaatctaCTGTGACTCATACCCACTCTCCCATTCAACTAATATTCATACCCCACTCTCCCAATCTACTGTTGCTCATACCCAGCTCTCCTATTCCACTGCCACTCATATCCCACTCTTCCAAGATCTTGACACTGATTAGCAACTTTGCCCTACTGTCAATTATGTATCATCCTCCCATTCCTCCccaggggtt contains:
- the vars2 gene encoding valine--tRNA ligase, mitochondrial — its product is MLLLFLRRELRPPARLHPGVSARALLSSGARSPVRDRVEKERRQRRRVEEIEARSVRDECSQGRGEQSWLEPKVIAYSVPTPPGEKKDTSVPLPASYSPQYVEAAWYSWWERQGFFKPEYHEHLPHRQESSFSLCIPPPNVTGSLHLGHALTVAIQDAVVRWRRMQGWKVLWLPGCDHAGIATQVVVEKQLLRERGLRRQDLPRAEFLREVWRWKEM